GCGAATGGCAGACATACGGGATGTCAATCTGAACCGCCTTGCGATTTTTGTCGCGGTGGTGGAAGCGGGCTCCTTCACCGCGGCGGCGGCGCGTCTCGGCCTCACGAAAACAATGGTCAGCACGCATCTGCAGCGGCTCGAGCGCGAGATCGGCGCGGGCCTGCTGGTCCGAACGACGAGGCGGCTCAGCGTGACCGAAAGCGGGCGTGCCTTCTACGAGGCAAGTTGCAAGATCTTGCAGGCAGCCGAGGAAGCGCTATCGGCGGTGTCGGGGGAATCGGCGCCGTTGCGAGGCACGCTGCGCGTGAGTGCGCCGATCGACTATGGGGCCTTGGTGGTGGCGCCCGCGCTGGTCGAGATGCGTCGTGCGTATCCAGAGCTCGACATCGAACTGGTCAGCAACGATCACTACGTGGACCTGATCGCGGAGGGCATCGACGTGGCAATCCGTCTGGGGCAACTTGCCGACTCGGGCTACCGCGCGGTGAAGCTCGGCGGTTTCGTCAAATGGATCGTCGCGAGTCCGGCATTCATCGACACGTGGGGTAAGCCGAAGGCGCCGGCCGCGCTCGCCGCCATGCCGCATGTCGCATTGTCCGTGTTGCCGCATCCGCTGACGCTCGATCTGCAGCGTGCAAAAGGCGCAAGACAAAGCGTGCGCTGCGAGAACGCAATGCGGGTGAATACAGCCGATGCTGCACGCGCCGCGACGCTCGCGGGCGGTGGCTTCGGATTGCTGACTGATTTTTCGATCACGGCTGACGTGGCGGCGGGCCGGCT
This genomic stretch from Paraburkholderia caffeinilytica harbors:
- a CDS encoding LysR family transcriptional regulator: MADIRDVNLNRLAIFVAVVEAGSFTAAAARLGLTKTMVSTHLQRLEREIGAGLLVRTTRRLSVTESGRAFYEASCKILQAAEEALSAVSGESAPLRGTLRVSAPIDYGALVVAPALVEMRRAYPELDIELVSNDHYVDLIAEGIDVAIRLGQLADSGYRAVKLGGFVKWIVASPAFIDTWGKPKAPAALAAMPHVALSVLPHPLTLDLQRAKGARQSVRCENAMRVNTADAARAATLAGGGFGLLTDFSITADVAAGRLVRLLPDWAGKPKGIYAVFPPTRYPTAKVRALIDVIRKRLESPVEG